Proteins encoded in a region of the Candidatus Eremiobacteraceae bacterium genome:
- a CDS encoding epoxide hydrolase — MLEKPNVNRRHFVSAAAMTIAGAQLAMYGCTRSNTTESSPERNQPVAQVQQVTGSGATAIRPFQINVPEAELVELRRRINATRWPTRELVNDQSQGVQLAMIQALARYWGTDYDWRKCEAKLNAIPQFTTEIDGQEIQFIHVRSKNDNALPLIVTHGWPGSIIEQLKIIEPLTNPTAHGASASDAFHIVIPSMPGHGFSPEPTTLGWDPVRIAKAWVVLMERLGYDRFVAQGGDWGANVTQELALLAPTKVIAIHTNMPGTVPADILAAAKSGAKSPVALSGDELHAFEQLSDFYAKHLGYAVEMTNRPQTLYGLSDSPIGLAAWMLDHDKDSYEMIAPAFFGHPGGLSRDDVLDNVTLYWLTNSGIPSARLYWENKLDFFDIKGVAVPVGVSAFRYELYQAPRSWSEKAYPKLAYYKKHDVGGHFAAWEQPQLFCEDVRASFTSVRNGNA; from the coding sequence ATGCTAGAAAAGCCCAACGTCAATCGACGCCACTTTGTCAGCGCTGCCGCCATGACCATCGCCGGCGCTCAGCTTGCCATGTATGGCTGCACGCGATCGAACACGACTGAGAGCTCTCCAGAAAGGAATCAACCCGTGGCACAAGTTCAGCAAGTGACGGGCAGCGGCGCGACCGCGATCCGCCCGTTTCAGATCAACGTTCCCGAAGCGGAACTCGTCGAGCTTCGCCGGCGCATCAACGCGACGAGGTGGCCCACACGCGAATTGGTCAACGACCAATCGCAGGGCGTTCAGTTGGCGATGATACAGGCACTCGCGCGCTATTGGGGGACCGATTATGACTGGCGCAAATGCGAAGCGAAGCTCAACGCAATACCGCAGTTCACGACCGAGATCGACGGTCAGGAGATCCAGTTCATTCACGTACGCTCGAAGAACGACAACGCATTGCCGCTGATCGTGACGCACGGCTGGCCGGGATCGATCATCGAGCAGCTCAAGATCATCGAACCGCTGACCAACCCTACGGCGCATGGGGCGAGCGCGAGTGACGCGTTTCACATCGTGATCCCGTCGATGCCCGGACACGGATTCTCGCCGGAACCCACAACGTTGGGCTGGGATCCCGTGCGCATCGCAAAGGCCTGGGTCGTGCTGATGGAACGGCTGGGGTACGATCGCTTCGTCGCGCAGGGTGGTGACTGGGGCGCTAACGTCACACAAGAGCTAGCATTGCTTGCGCCGACGAAGGTGATCGCGATCCACACGAATATGCCGGGCACCGTGCCGGCAGACATCTTGGCTGCAGCTAAGTCTGGCGCCAAGTCACCGGTGGCGCTTTCGGGCGATGAACTCCATGCGTTCGAGCAGTTGAGCGATTTCTATGCAAAGCATCTCGGCTACGCGGTCGAAATGACCAACCGCCCGCAAACGCTTTACGGGCTCAGCGATTCGCCGATTGGCCTAGCGGCGTGGATGCTCGACCACGACAAAGACAGTTACGAGATGATTGCGCCCGCGTTTTTCGGGCACCCGGGCGGCCTGTCGCGCGACGATGTCCTGGACAACGTCACGCTCTACTGGCTCACGAACTCGGGCATCCCGTCGGCTCGCCTCTACTGGGAAAATAAACTCGATTTCTTCGACATCAAGGGCGTTGCCGTACCGGTCGGCGTAAGCGCATTCCGGTACGAACTCTACCAGGCGCCGCGCAGCTGGTCTGAAAAAGCGTATCCAAAGCTCGCATACTACAAGAAGCACGATGTCGGCGGCCACTTCGCCGCCTGGGAACAGCCCCAACTCTTTTGCGAGGACGTTCGCGCGAGCTTCACGTCGGTACGAAATGGGAACGCATGA
- a CDS encoding VOC family protein, translating to MMNEVQVEEKGYQMPPREGFTVAHFLTVADVERSALFYETVFGGRIVRRSERKGEPAYIQIANTWLIVNIGGGPTPDKPTVTLSAPAGIDEVSSFMNIRVADIQACYRLWQSRGAKFLTEPKEKYGETRCYIRDPDGYIIEVGQSYAPVR from the coding sequence ATGATGAACGAAGTACAGGTTGAAGAGAAGGGCTATCAGATGCCACCGCGCGAGGGGTTTACCGTCGCGCACTTTCTCACCGTAGCCGACGTTGAGCGATCCGCTCTATTCTACGAAACCGTCTTCGGAGGCCGGATCGTGCGCAGAAGCGAGCGCAAAGGCGAGCCGGCGTACATTCAAATCGCGAACACGTGGCTCATTGTCAACATTGGAGGCGGTCCGACGCCCGACAAACCGACCGTGACGCTCAGCGCGCCCGCCGGCATCGATGAGGTCTCCAGCTTCATGAATATTCGCGTGGCAGACATTCAGGCGTGCTATCGGCTATGGCAGAGTCGAGGAGCGAAATTCCTCACCGAGCCCAAGGAAAAGTATGGCGAGACGCGCTGCTACATCCGTGATCCCGACGGTTACATCATAGAAGTCGGGCAAAGCTATGCGCCGGTTCGGTGA
- a CDS encoding alkaline phosphatase family protein: MRTRGYVSRLVASSCLSLLLALVTANAADAASAANLPAIHHVFIIMLENEDNDVSFGPSSPAPYLSQTLVAKGAYLQNYFGVGHVSLDNYIALISGQAPNPTTQRDCQQYVEFVGKGVAADGQAVGQGCVYPASVHNIADELASRGLTWRSYSEDMGNDPARESATCGHPGLGAPDNTQKAQGPSAAAPQGDQYATRHNPFMYFHSVTDSSDCAAHVVNFRELPRDLAAYETTANLTFITPNLCDDGHDSPCVTRQPGGLVSANAWLSLWVPMILASPAYSRDGLLLVLFDESEVEGKLVNGQLVLTGDATACCGEQSGPNTQFAGQIGPGGGHIGAVALSPFIKAGTVSREPYNHYSTLKTIEDIFGLPHLGYSGARGLAAFGNDVFNQ; the protein is encoded by the coding sequence GTGCGCACACGCGGATATGTCTCACGCCTAGTCGCTTCGTCGTGCCTGTCGCTTCTTTTGGCCCTCGTAACTGCAAACGCTGCCGACGCGGCTAGCGCAGCCAACCTCCCAGCCATCCACCACGTCTTCATCATCATGCTCGAAAACGAGGACAACGACGTCTCCTTCGGGCCTTCATCGCCAGCGCCGTACCTCTCGCAGACGCTTGTCGCGAAGGGCGCCTACCTCCAGAACTACTTCGGTGTCGGGCATGTCAGCCTCGACAATTACATCGCCCTGATCAGCGGTCAGGCGCCGAATCCCACGACACAGCGCGATTGCCAGCAGTATGTCGAGTTCGTGGGCAAAGGCGTCGCTGCAGACGGCCAAGCCGTGGGTCAGGGCTGCGTATACCCGGCGTCGGTCCACAATATCGCCGACGAGCTTGCGTCCAGGGGACTGACGTGGCGATCCTACAGCGAAGACATGGGGAACGATCCGGCCCGCGAGAGCGCGACCTGCGGACACCCGGGCCTCGGTGCTCCGGACAACACGCAAAAGGCCCAAGGACCGTCGGCTGCGGCGCCACAAGGCGATCAATATGCGACGCGCCACAATCCATTCATGTATTTCCATTCGGTGACCGACTCATCGGACTGCGCGGCGCACGTCGTCAATTTCCGCGAGCTACCGCGCGATCTCGCCGCATACGAGACCACAGCGAATCTGACGTTCATCACGCCGAATCTATGCGACGACGGGCATGATTCCCCGTGCGTGACACGCCAACCAGGCGGCTTGGTGTCGGCCAATGCGTGGCTGTCGCTGTGGGTCCCGATGATTCTGGCCTCGCCCGCATATTCGCGCGATGGGTTGTTGTTGGTCCTATTCGATGAGAGCGAGGTTGAGGGGAAGCTCGTCAATGGTCAGCTGGTGCTCACCGGCGACGCGACCGCGTGCTGCGGTGAGCAGAGCGGCCCGAACACCCAGTTTGCTGGGCAGATCGGCCCGGGCGGAGGCCACATCGGGGCAGTCGCATTGTCACCGTTCATCAAAGCAGGCACGGTGTCGCGGGAACCATACAATCACTACTCGACGCTTAAGACGATCGAAGACATCTTCGGGCTTCCCCACCTCGGTTACTCAGGCGCACGCGGACTCGCGGCATTTGGCAATGACGTCTTCAACCAATGA
- a CDS encoding Rieske 2Fe-2S domain-containing protein yields the protein MSDKFIPAMSTDEIAPGGMKAVELAGHDIVICNCGGTYYAIERRCGHMNAPLDFGTLDGTIVTCAMHCAQFDVSTGQALSGPVPADIGTESPPPILAAYLQRIDMLMKLVRTESIRTYETKIEGGWVHVAP from the coding sequence TTGAGTGACAAATTCATCCCGGCTATGAGCACCGATGAGATCGCGCCGGGCGGGATGAAAGCCGTTGAGCTCGCCGGGCATGATATTGTCATCTGCAATTGCGGCGGAACTTACTATGCCATCGAGCGACGCTGCGGACACATGAACGCGCCACTAGATTTCGGCACGCTCGACGGCACAATCGTCACGTGCGCCATGCACTGCGCCCAGTTCGACGTCAGCACCGGCCAAGCACTGTCTGGGCCGGTTCCGGCCGACATCGGCACTGAGAGCCCTCCGCCCATACTCGCCGCATACCTGCAGCGCATCGACATGCTGATGAAACTGGTCCGCACGGAATCTATCCGCACCTACGAGACGAAAATCGAAGGCGGCTGGGTCCACGTCGCGCCCTGA
- a CDS encoding ferredoxin-thioredoxin reductase catalytic domain-containing protein: protein MGTESRKKALEYFFAKVVGPLGFKFTPDLELKDFLLEQEVTLESKHGIPFCPCQPLRNDRARDMQIVCPCIPFHREYFDSIKRCWCGLFVHKDVTDPNTLPQLSPTDVGLE from the coding sequence ATGGGAACCGAATCAAGAAAAAAAGCGCTTGAGTATTTCTTTGCTAAGGTCGTCGGGCCGTTGGGCTTTAAGTTCACGCCCGACTTGGAGTTGAAGGATTTTCTGCTCGAGCAGGAGGTGACGCTGGAGAGCAAGCACGGAATTCCGTTTTGCCCCTGTCAGCCGCTGCGCAACGACCGAGCTCGCGACATGCAGATCGTCTGCCCATGCATCCCCTTCCATCGGGAGTATTTCGATTCCATCAAACGTTGTTGGTGCGGCCTCTTCGTCCACAAGGATGTCACCGATCCGAACACTTTGCCTCAACTGTCGCCGACGGACGTGGGCCTTGAGTGA
- a CDS encoding glutaredoxin family protein: MKNVTLYTLSTCPWCHKAKQFFTDRHIPYTDIDYDLADEATQAKILKELDAAGATGFPYAKIGDQVIVGYQPDRYAAALKS, from the coding sequence ATGAAGAACGTCACTCTGTACACTCTCTCAACCTGCCCCTGGTGCCACAAAGCGAAGCAATTCTTCACGGATCGACACATCCCGTATACCGACATCGATTACGATCTGGCCGACGAGGCGACGCAAGCAAAGATTCTAAAGGAACTCGATGCCGCCGGCGCCACTGGCTTTCCGTACGCTAAGATCGGCGACCAAGTCATCGTGGGCTACCAGCCGGATCGTTACGCGGCCGCGCTGAAATCCTAA
- a CDS encoding Rieske (2Fe-2S) protein has protein sequence MNSTHEPLNWEYAIDDSALLEGRMAAAYPQGVNVVLARVGGTVYAVSGACAHMACPLFMGRLEGYSIVCPCHDWRFDVRTGKFLNAPELGLTAYATKLEAGKLFVRLD, from the coding sequence ATGAACTCCACTCACGAACCGCTCAACTGGGAATACGCAATAGACGACAGCGCACTGCTAGAGGGTCGCATGGCGGCGGCCTATCCGCAGGGAGTGAACGTCGTCTTGGCGCGCGTCGGCGGCACGGTCTACGCGGTCTCAGGAGCGTGCGCGCACATGGCGTGTCCGCTGTTCATGGGGAGGTTGGAAGGATACTCGATCGTCTGCCCATGCCATGACTGGCGTTTCGATGTTCGAACGGGCAAGTTCTTAAACGCGCCGGAGCTCGGTCTCACAGCGTACGCCACGAAGCTTGAGGCGGGCAAACTGTTCGTTAGACTCGATTGA
- a CDS encoding DNRLRE domain-containing protein, which produces MRFVRALQLALMFSSLFLLGGPVFADAPVGNGVHSSPVRPTPRPTPKPTPTPRPLPIPPPTGLTKTRDLQVCGTHAGLVAALFCQSAYTNGLLVLVFNWTGDAAYPAPNGFNVYEVDNGLHKIVDRNTSQATVAFVKRPSNGFGNRCYAVTAVVGKRESKPSRWVCLAPGSVGPFTDVIVANQSAVRSRSHEYVSGPNPITIGPGFPCTNTTPCVGGLYLYETCCPLSTTKTVTETIANYYRAYFHFKLPDLKNLYIIKATLSVKTTKSAPGSTEDYCLYEMGPAATDWMSEPAGSTDLVGGSLSRVDAPYLSYGLDVASTVHSWINGSRPNNGFVLRGRLEASNYASSPAIYCVWQLDKNAKLTIVHS; this is translated from the coding sequence ATGCGATTTGTGCGCGCCCTTCAACTAGCCCTTATGTTCTCATCGCTCTTCTTGCTCGGTGGCCCGGTGTTTGCTGACGCGCCGGTTGGCAACGGAGTTCACTCTTCGCCCGTGCGGCCGACGCCGCGACCCACGCCCAAACCCACACCCACGCCGCGCCCGCTACCGATTCCGCCGCCGACCGGGCTGACCAAGACGCGTGATCTCCAGGTGTGCGGCACCCATGCCGGGCTGGTCGCGGCGCTCTTTTGTCAAAGCGCGTACACGAACGGCTTGCTGGTGCTCGTCTTCAATTGGACCGGCGATGCGGCGTACCCGGCTCCGAACGGCTTCAACGTCTACGAAGTCGACAATGGACTTCATAAGATCGTCGATCGCAACACGTCGCAGGCCACCGTTGCTTTCGTCAAACGCCCTTCGAACGGGTTCGGCAATCGCTGCTACGCGGTCACCGCCGTCGTCGGCAAGCGAGAATCGAAACCCAGCAGGTGGGTCTGCCTGGCGCCGGGATCGGTCGGACCCTTCACGGACGTTATCGTGGCCAATCAATCGGCCGTGCGATCGCGGTCGCACGAATACGTGAGTGGCCCCAACCCGATCACGATCGGGCCAGGATTCCCCTGTACGAATACGACCCCGTGTGTCGGCGGGCTTTACCTCTATGAAACGTGTTGTCCCCTCTCCACTACCAAAACCGTGACCGAGACAATTGCGAACTACTACCGCGCGTACTTCCATTTCAAGCTCCCGGACCTGAAAAATCTGTACATCATCAAGGCCACCCTATCCGTCAAGACCACGAAATCAGCCCCTGGGTCCACCGAGGACTATTGCCTCTACGAGATGGGACCTGCAGCGACAGACTGGATGAGCGAGCCTGCGGGCTCAACGGACCTCGTCGGAGGCTCGCTCAGTCGGGTCGACGCTCCATATTTGAGCTATGGCCTCGATGTCGCCTCGACCGTTCATTCGTGGATCAACGGCTCCAGGCCGAACAACGGATTCGTCCTGCGTGGGAGGCTCGAAGCGTCGAACTACGCCAGCTCACCCGCGATCTATTGCGTGTGGCAGCTCGACAAGAACGCGAAGCTCACGATCGTGCACTCGTGA
- a CDS encoding alcohol dehydrogenase catalytic domain-containing protein, with protein MKATVYHGAHDVRLQEVPDPHILDPRDAIVRVTRAAICGSDLWFYRGISDLAPGARTGHEFIGVVQEVGSEVQSVRPGEPVISPFVSSDGTCEFCREGLQTSCVHVGYFTGERGAQAEFVRVPYADGTLVKMPDAIAHDDAKRNASVALCDVMATGHHGVVGARTTPGSTVVIVGDGAVGLCAVLSAAREVRAERIIEVGHNPKRLEIAKRFGATDTFDSHDANVQADILELTSGGALHVVEAVGNQESLDLAVGVARPGGTVCFVGVPHNVKNPPLEAILFGNLSLRGAVCPARAYLPQLIASLEAGRIDPSPVLDLTLPLDKVADGYAAMDERRAIKVLLTVS; from the coding sequence ATGAAAGCAACGGTCTACCACGGCGCGCACGACGTACGCCTCCAGGAGGTTCCCGATCCGCATATCCTCGATCCGCGAGATGCGATCGTTCGCGTGACGCGCGCAGCGATCTGCGGATCGGACCTGTGGTTTTATCGCGGCATTTCCGATTTGGCACCTGGCGCTCGCACCGGTCACGAATTCATCGGCGTCGTGCAAGAGGTCGGCAGCGAAGTGCAAAGCGTGCGCCCAGGCGAACCCGTGATCTCACCCTTTGTCTCGAGTGACGGAACGTGTGAATTCTGCCGCGAGGGCCTCCAGACGTCGTGCGTACACGTCGGCTACTTCACGGGCGAACGCGGCGCCCAGGCCGAGTTCGTCCGAGTGCCGTATGCCGACGGCACGCTCGTCAAAATGCCCGACGCAATCGCGCATGACGACGCGAAACGTAACGCGAGCGTTGCGCTCTGCGATGTCATGGCCACCGGGCATCACGGGGTAGTCGGTGCGCGAACGACGCCGGGCTCAACGGTCGTCATCGTCGGCGACGGCGCAGTGGGGTTATGCGCCGTGCTCTCCGCCGCACGAGAAGTGCGTGCCGAGCGGATCATCGAGGTAGGTCATAATCCCAAACGGCTGGAGATCGCCAAGCGTTTCGGTGCGACGGACACATTTGATTCGCACGACGCCAACGTCCAGGCAGACATTCTTGAACTGACGTCCGGCGGAGCGCTCCATGTGGTCGAAGCGGTCGGCAATCAGGAGAGTTTGGATCTGGCAGTGGGCGTGGCGCGACCGGGCGGTACGGTGTGCTTTGTCGGCGTGCCGCACAACGTCAAGAACCCGCCGCTTGAGGCGATACTGTTCGGCAATCTCTCACTCCGCGGCGCGGTTTGCCCGGCGCGCGCGTACCTGCCGCAACTCATCGCAAGTCTCGAAGCCGGTCGCATCGATCCGTCACCGGTCCTCGATCTCACACTCCCGCTCGACAAGGTTGCGGATGGATACGCGGCGATGGACGAGCGCCGCGCCATCAAAGTGTTGCTCACAGTCTCATAG
- a CDS encoding cupin domain-containing protein, with protein MSGASVTFEPGARTAWHTHPLGQTLIVTAGCGRVQRWGGPIEEIRPGDVVLIAPGEKHWHGAAPANALTHIAIQEKLDGKPVDWMEKVGDEHYGTSP; from the coding sequence GTGAGCGGCGCGAGCGTGACGTTCGAACCGGGGGCTCGCACGGCATGGCACACCCATCCGCTCGGTCAGACGTTGATCGTGACGGCCGGGTGCGGCCGCGTGCAGCGCTGGGGCGGGCCGATCGAGGAGATCCGGCCTGGCGATGTGGTCTTGATCGCGCCCGGTGAGAAGCATTGGCATGGTGCCGCTCCCGCCAACGCGTTGACACATATCGCCATTCAAGAGAAGCTTGACGGCAAACCCGTTGACTGGATGGAAAAGGTCGGCGACGAACACTATGGGACTTCCCCATGA
- a CDS encoding aldo/keto reductase has protein sequence MLRTRNLGTQGLAVSAIGLGLMGMSQAYGSAEERDERESIATIHRAIELGVTLFDTAEAYGPYANEELLARALQGRRDKVIIATKFGFRFGEGGISGMDSRPEHVREAVAGSLRRLATDRIDLLYQHRVDPAVPIEETVGAMAELVREGTVRFLGLSEAGERTIRRAQAVHPISALQSEYSLWERNLEPRIIPLLRELRIGLVPFAPLGRGFLTGSVKRAEEYPESDFRRNDPRYQGANFDANMRAASAVRELASRKGVTPGQIALAWLLHKGPDIVPIPGTKRRSYLEENVGAAAVALTAEDMAALDAALPPDKVAGPRYGERQMAQVDR, from the coding sequence GTGTTACGCACACGCAACCTCGGCACGCAAGGTCTCGCCGTTTCTGCGATCGGTCTCGGCTTGATGGGCATGAGCCAGGCCTACGGCAGTGCTGAGGAGCGCGACGAGCGCGAATCGATCGCGACTATTCACCGAGCGATCGAGCTTGGTGTGACGCTCTTCGACACTGCCGAAGCATACGGACCGTATGCGAACGAGGAGCTGCTCGCTCGCGCACTGCAGGGCCGCCGAGACAAGGTCATCATCGCGACGAAATTCGGCTTCAGGTTCGGCGAAGGAGGCATTAGCGGCATGGACAGCCGGCCCGAGCACGTGCGAGAGGCAGTGGCGGGCTCGTTGCGCCGGCTCGCGACCGATCGCATCGACCTCCTCTATCAGCATCGCGTGGACCCGGCGGTTCCAATCGAAGAAACGGTCGGTGCGATGGCCGAGCTCGTGCGCGAGGGTACGGTTCGTTTCCTCGGCCTATCGGAAGCCGGCGAGCGCACGATCCGGCGTGCCCAAGCCGTGCATCCCATCTCCGCACTGCAGAGCGAATACTCGCTTTGGGAACGCAATCTCGAGCCGCGCATCATTCCGCTGTTGCGCGAACTGCGCATCGGGCTCGTTCCCTTTGCACCGCTTGGGCGCGGTTTTCTCACGGGCTCCGTGAAGCGTGCCGAGGAATATCCGGAGAGCGACTTCCGCCGCAACGATCCCCGCTACCAGGGGGCGAATTTCGACGCGAACATGCGGGCCGCATCGGCCGTGCGCGAGCTCGCATCGCGAAAAGGCGTCACGCCCGGGCAGATCGCGCTCGCGTGGCTGCTGCACAAGGGCCCGGATATCGTGCCGATCCCCGGAACGAAACGGCGCAGCTATTTGGAAGAGAACGTCGGAGCGGCGGCCGTTGCGCTGACCGCTGAAGACATGGCCGCACTCGACGCAGCGCTTCCACCCGACAAGGTGGCGGGGCCGCGCTACGGCGAGCGCCAGATGGCACAAGTGGATCGCTAG
- a CDS encoding GrpB family protein: MPGRGESGHTEEQIRAYTVGELQPLQGRVVLADYDPLWPQFFLTEAQALQNVLGERALMIEHVGSTSVPGLPAKPIVDMMLVVTNSADEPAYLPDLEHAGYVLRIREPDWHEHRLFKGPRTNINLHVFSVNCPEIGRMLTFRDWLRENDADRERYANAKRALAQREWKYVQNYADAKTAVVEEIIARAHDARQ; this comes from the coding sequence ATGCCAGGTCGCGGCGAATCAGGCCATACCGAGGAGCAAATCCGCGCGTACACGGTCGGTGAGCTTCAACCGCTGCAAGGTCGCGTCGTCCTTGCGGACTACGACCCGCTTTGGCCGCAATTCTTTCTGACTGAAGCCCAAGCTTTGCAAAACGTTCTCGGCGAGCGCGCGCTCATGATCGAACACGTCGGTTCGACGTCCGTGCCGGGGTTGCCGGCGAAGCCGATCGTCGACATGATGCTGGTCGTCACAAACTCAGCGGACGAACCCGCGTACCTCCCTGATCTCGAACATGCCGGCTACGTGCTGCGCATCCGCGAACCCGATTGGCACGAGCACCGGCTATTCAAGGGTCCGCGGACGAATATCAACCTGCATGTCTTTTCGGTCAACTGCCCGGAGATCGGGCGTATGCTGACCTTCCGGGATTGGCTGCGCGAGAACGACGCCGATCGTGAACGCTACGCGAACGCAAAGCGCGCGCTGGCTCAGCGAGAGTGGAAGTACGTTCAGAACTACGCCGACGCCAAGACCGCCGTCGTCGAGGAGATCATCGCTCGGGCCCACGACGCGAGACAATAG
- a CDS encoding DUF5069 domain-containing protein yields the protein MPTDFRDGTTFPRRGREALGGFLWLARVFDKARAKASKTQDGYIYPCPMDRAMMQRWGISPGGFTSAVSEHPSDDQILAWLSERVTPDRMQAANAWLLEQRSSLDRQDAEEGVPGAVAPAWPPQGILIGFVVAALALAVAWVTRLLHR from the coding sequence ATGCCGACCGATTTTCGAGATGGTACGACGTTTCCGCGGCGAGGCCGTGAGGCCTTAGGCGGTTTTTTGTGGCTGGCCCGCGTGTTTGACAAGGCGCGCGCGAAAGCGAGCAAGACGCAGGACGGCTACATCTACCCGTGTCCAATGGATCGCGCGATGATGCAACGCTGGGGCATCAGCCCTGGCGGGTTCACCAGCGCCGTCAGCGAGCACCCAAGCGACGATCAAATCCTCGCGTGGCTCTCCGAGCGAGTCACGCCGGACCGCATGCAGGCGGCCAACGCGTGGCTCCTGGAGCAACGATCTTCGCTGGACCGCCAGGATGCGGAAGAAGGCGTGCCCGGGGCGGTCGCGCCGGCATGGCCGCCGCAAGGCATCCTTATCGGCTTCGTCGTTGCCGCACTCGCGCTAGCGGTCGCATGGGTCACCCGCCTGCTCCACCGTTAG
- a CDS encoding tartrate dehydrogenase: protein MKTYRIAVIPGDGIGKEVVPEGIRVLDAAAAKFGLRLEWEHLPWSCGEYAKTGKMMPDDGLDRIRKHDAIYLGAVGSPEVPDHISLWGLLIPIRRRFQQYVNLRPVRLMPGIASPLVGRKPGDIDFWIVRENSEGEYSSIGGRLNEGTDAELVVQESVFTRRGVDRILRYAYELARSRPKKHLTSATKSNGIAVTMPYWDERVREMAQRYPDVRTDQYHIDILTAHFVQHPDWFDVVVGSNLFGDILSDLGPAVTGTIGIAPSANLNPEREFPSMFEPVHGSAPDIAGQHIANPIGQIWSGAMMLEHLGHADAADAVMKAIEAVLRDGPRTRDVGGRASTDEVGKAIAAAL from the coding sequence ATGAAGACATACCGGATAGCGGTGATCCCAGGAGACGGCATCGGCAAAGAAGTCGTGCCCGAGGGCATTCGCGTGCTCGACGCGGCGGCTGCGAAATTCGGATTGCGTCTTGAATGGGAACATCTGCCGTGGAGCTGCGGGGAATACGCCAAGACCGGGAAGATGATGCCCGACGACGGGCTCGACCGCATCCGCAAACACGATGCGATCTACTTGGGCGCCGTCGGTTCACCGGAAGTGCCCGATCACATCTCGCTGTGGGGATTGCTGATCCCGATCCGCCGCCGCTTCCAGCAATACGTCAATCTGCGCCCTGTGCGGCTCATGCCCGGCATCGCTTCACCTTTGGTCGGGCGTAAGCCGGGCGATATCGACTTTTGGATCGTGCGCGAGAACAGCGAAGGCGAGTATTCCTCCATAGGTGGTCGCCTCAACGAGGGAACGGACGCCGAGCTTGTCGTGCAGGAGTCGGTGTTCACGCGGCGCGGCGTCGATCGGATCCTACGGTACGCGTACGAGCTCGCACGAAGCCGGCCGAAAAAGCACCTCACGTCGGCTACGAAATCGAACGGCATCGCCGTCACAATGCCCTACTGGGACGAGCGTGTGCGGGAAATGGCACAACGCTATCCTGACGTGAGAACCGACCAGTATCACATCGACATCTTGACCGCACATTTCGTTCAGCATCCAGATTGGTTCGATGTCGTCGTGGGCTCAAATCTTTTCGGCGATATCCTATCCGATCTTGGGCCGGCGGTCACAGGCACGATCGGCATCGCGCCGTCGGCGAACCTCAATCCGGAGCGCGAGTTCCCCTCGATGTTCGAGCCGGTGCACGGCTCTGCCCCGGACATCGCAGGCCAGCACATCGCAAACCCGATCGGCCAGATATGGTCCGGTGCGATGATGCTAGAGCATCTCGGCCACGCCGATGCCGCCGATGCGGTTATGAAAGCGATCGAAGCGGTGCTGCGCGACGGGCCTCGCACCCGTGACGTCGGCGGACGGGCGAGCACGGACGAGGTCGGCAAGGCGATCGCCGCTGCGCTGTAG